Within the bacterium genome, the region TACTGACACACCACCGTGATCTGCATCCTGACCCTTCGAGTCGCTCCTGGTCCTGCTCACGCGATCAAGGCAGCCGCGCCCGATCGCCACCCGCCACCGCCATCGCCACGCGGGGCGCTGGCGACAACGCAGGCACGGCTCCCTGATCGCCGATCCTGCCCAACGCGCGCACCAGGGCCGGCTGGAGCTGCGTCGCGATCAGCCGGACATCCGCCAGCGGATGCTCGTCCTGGACGCGCTGCCACAGGCAGAGCTGCCCCGCGTCCAGGCCGTCCGCGCCGCGGAACGGGAGACGCAGCTCCCACAGCTCGTCGGATGGCCGATCGGCGGCGGCCCAGGCCCAGCGGTAGCCGGCGTGCGCGCGCTGGACCGCGCGGGCGTCCGCCAGGACCCGCCCCAGGCGCTCGGGCAGCCACAGCTCCGCCCGCACGAACTCGCCGGCCGCCAGCGCATGCTCGAGCGCCGCCACCACCTCCGCGCCGGACCTCGCCCGACCGAGCGCATCCACGGCCTCGCGGATCCGCACGTTGCGCGCGATCACACGGCGCGGGTGCAGCCCGCGGTGCACGAGACGCCGCAGCTCGAGCAGCTCGGGGACGTCCAGACGCTGCACGCCGATCAGGACGACCAGGCCCAGCACCACGAACACCGCCGCCTGCATGTGGCCGCCCGGCCGGACCAGCAGCAGCGAGAGCAGCGCGAAGAGCGCCGACACCATGTAGACGAGCAGCGCGACCTTGCGCGGCGAGTGGCCGAGCTCGCGCAGCCGGTGGTGGATGTGCCTGCGGTCCGCTTTGAACAACGGCTCGGCACGCAGGAACCGCCGCACGACCGCGAGCAACGTGTCGAGGATCGGCACGCCGAACGAGATGACCGGGATCAACACCGCGAGCGCGGTCGGCGCCTTCTGCGACGTGATCACGCCCAGCGCGCCCAGCATGAAGCCCAGGAACAGGCTGCCGCTGTCGCCCAGGAAGATCGAGGCGGGCGGGAAATTGAAGAACAGGAACCCCAGCGCCGCGCCGGCCAGCGTGAGCGCGACCGTCGTGCCCCACGGGTCGCCGCCGAGCGCGAGCACGGCTGCCACCGCGAGCGCAGCGAAGATCGCCGAGCCGGCCGCCACGCCGTCGCTGCCGTCGATCAGGTTGAACGCATTGGTAATGCCGACGAGCCAGAAGACGGTCACGCCCAGACTGAGCCATTCCGGAAGCGGTCCGCCGAGCAGGCTCAGCGTGTCGATCCGGATGCCTGACACGTAGGCGGCCACGGCGACCAGCACCTGCCCGGCCAGCTTCACCCGCGCCGGCAACTGGCGCGCGTCATCCCACAGGCCGAGCAGGAACATGCCCGCGCCGCCCGCCATCAGCTTCAATACCAGGCCCGCGCCGCTCGCCTCGGGGTAGCCCGGCAGCCCGCCGGCCGCCCAGGCCACCGCGAGCACGAGCGCCACAGCCGCGTAGACCGCCACCCCGCCGGCGCGCGGCATCGGCCGGTCGTGCACGCGCCGCACGCCGTCGGGCATGTCCACCAGGCCGAGCCGCGGGGCCCAGCCGCGGACCTTGTACGTTAGCGCGAGCGACAGCAGGAACGCCGTGGCGAACGAGATCAGTGGTGTGGCCATGATACGTCGCCGGCTACCGTCGTCGGGTCGGCACGGTGTCCGCGCCCAGCGTGGCCGGACACCGGAACTATCACATCACCCACTGACACTCGAGACTCGTCCTCCGGCCGGCGCCCCCGCGGGACTGGAAGGTCTTGACGCGGCGGCCGACTTGCACAACGACGCGTTCCGTCCGCGCGGCGCGCGCGCGTCGGTCTACGTTGCTTCTTCCCCACGGTTTCCCCGGTCACTCGCGGTGTGTTGGCGGTCCCCGCCGGTGTTGAGGGGGCGGGTGCTGCGGGCCGGCGGGCTCCCATCGCGTGGGACGCCGCACCGCCAGTTTAGACGGTCCGGCGCGCGGCGGCAAGAGGCGCGAGGCGCCGTAACGATCGCCGGCTCCGCTTGCAGCACGCGGCCGAAGACGTAGTATTCCGCGTCACGATGAGTCACGACACCTGCGGCGTGGCCGGGCACATCCCGGACTGCACCGCCACCGAGCATCGCACGGCCCTCCACCCGCGCTCATCCTTGTTTTCCTCGCCGCGCGCCGGCCGCGCGCCACGCCCTGACGCGCTCCTCTTGCTGCTGGCGCTGGTGCCTAGTGCGGTGGCCGCGCAGCCGCA harbors:
- a CDS encoding undecaprenyl/decaprenyl-phosphate alpha-N-acetylglucosaminyl 1-phosphate transferase; this encodes MATPLISFATAFLLSLALTYKVRGWAPRLGLVDMPDGVRRVHDRPMPRAGGVAVYAAVALVLAVAWAAGGLPGYPEASGAGLVLKLMAGGAGMFLLGLWDDARQLPARVKLAGQVLVAVAAYVSGIRIDTLSLLGGPLPEWLSLGVTVFWLVGITNAFNLIDGSDGVAAGSAIFAALAVAAVLALGGDPWGTTVALTLAGAALGFLFFNFPPASIFLGDSGSLFLGFMLGALGVITSQKAPTALAVLIPVISFGVPILDTLLAVVRRFLRAEPLFKADRRHIHHRLRELGHSPRKVALLVYMVSALFALLSLLLVRPGGHMQAAVFVVLGLVVLIGVQRLDVPELLELRRLVHRGLHPRRVIARNVRIREAVDALGRARSGAEVVAALEHALAAGEFVRAELWLPERLGRVLADARAVQRAHAGYRWAWAAADRPSDELWELRLPFRGADGLDAGQLCLWQRVQDEHPLADVRLIATQLQPALVRALGRIGDQGAVPALSPAPRVAMAVAGGDRARLP